In Synechococcus sp. CB0101, a genomic segment contains:
- the hemJ gene encoding protoporphyrinogen oxidase HemJ: MIAPLAALPPEAYLWFKTLHIVGVVVWFAGLFYLVRLFIYHREAEELEPALREPFQAQYGLMEKRLANIITTPGMVVAVTMAVGLLVSNPAWLQQGWMHAKLAFVAALLAYHVFCYRLMGQLQKGACTWSPKQLRALNELPTLLLVIVVMLVVFKNQFPTGAATWFIVALVVFMAASIQFYARWRRLRAEREAASAV; the protein is encoded by the coding sequence GTGATCGCACCCCTGGCCGCCCTTCCGCCTGAGGCCTACCTCTGGTTCAAAACCCTCCACATCGTCGGGGTGGTGGTTTGGTTCGCCGGTCTCTTTTATTTGGTGCGCCTGTTCATCTATCACCGCGAAGCCGAGGAGCTGGAACCGGCGCTGCGGGAGCCCTTCCAGGCCCAGTACGGCCTGATGGAGAAGCGGCTGGCCAACATCATCACGACCCCCGGCATGGTGGTGGCCGTGACCATGGCGGTGGGTCTGCTGGTGAGCAATCCCGCCTGGCTGCAGCAGGGTTGGATGCACGCCAAGCTGGCCTTTGTGGCAGCGCTCTTGGCGTATCACGTTTTTTGCTACCGCCTGATGGGGCAGCTGCAGAAGGGTGCCTGCACCTGGAGCCCGAAACAGCTGCGCGCCTTGAACGAGCTGCCCACGCTGCTGCTGGTGATTGTGGTGATGTTGGTGGTCTTCAAAAACCAGTTCCCCACCGGAGCGGCCACCTGGTTCATCGTGGCCTTGGTGGTGTTCATGGCCGCCTCGATTCAGTTCTATGCCCGCTGGCGCCGCTTGCGCGCTGAGCGGGAAGCCGCCAGCGCTGTCTGA
- a CDS encoding PHP domain-containing protein gives MALHPLQPVLEQVDANSCPGRLNFHCHTIHSDGSLRPEQLGQQALAIGLEHLAVTDHHSTAAFAPLQSWLQQQADQGEAVPTLWSGVEISCLLESCLVHVLALGFTPGDPALEPYRQGQAPVGEALQASTVVRRIHDAGGLALLAHPGRYRLSFQRLIPAAAALGFDGAEAYYDYAMQPQWQPTPHVCEAIARLLDKHALLRSCGTDTHGLELSGR, from the coding sequence ATGGCCCTCCACCCGCTGCAACCGGTGCTCGAGCAGGTGGATGCCAACAGCTGCCCAGGCCGCCTCAATTTCCACTGCCACACGATCCACAGTGACGGCAGCCTGCGCCCGGAACAGCTGGGCCAACAGGCTCTGGCGATCGGCCTCGAGCATTTGGCCGTGACGGACCACCACAGCACGGCAGCCTTTGCACCTCTGCAGAGCTGGTTGCAGCAGCAGGCAGATCAAGGCGAGGCCGTGCCGACGTTGTGGTCGGGGGTCGAGATCAGCTGCCTGCTGGAGAGCTGTCTCGTGCATGTGTTGGCTCTTGGCTTTACGCCTGGCGATCCGGCCCTGGAGCCCTACCGCCAAGGCCAGGCTCCCGTTGGGGAGGCGCTGCAGGCGTCCACGGTGGTGCGGCGCATCCATGACGCGGGTGGGCTGGCCCTGTTGGCCCACCCCGGGCGTTATCGCCTCAGCTTTCAGCGCTTGATTCCAGCTGCGGCAGCCCTTGGCTTTGATGGCGCTGAGGCCTACTACGACTACGCCATGCAGCCGCAATGGCAGCCCACGCCGCATGTGTGCGAGGCGATTGCACGGCTGCTCGACAAACACGCACTTCTGCGAAGTTGCGGGACCGATACCCATGGCCTGGAGCTCAGTGGCCGCTAG